The DNA window TTATCTCTTCGTATTTAGTCGCAATGATGTCATCCAATATTGTCATACAAATACCCCCGCCGCTAACCGATGCAAGTCAAAGACACGCGCGGTTTCGCCTGATTTGATTGAGGCTTTCGCCTGCTTTACGCCTTCTGTCACGTTTTCAGCTTTACCACTGACATACAGTACTACTCCTGCATTTAATGCGACTGTATCTAAATAAGGGCTATCTGTTCCGGATAAGACATCCATAAAAATTTCAGCGTTGCGCTTTGGATTGCCTCCGCGGATCGCTTCAATTGATGCCACTTCTAAACCAACTTCATTTGGGTGAATGGTCATTTTTCGCTTACCTTGCTCATTGAAGATGATTAATTCATTAACGCCTGCAAGTGACAGTTCATCCAAGCCACCTGCTCCGTGAACAAGCGCTCCTTTTTTTCGACCCAATCGAATTAACGCATCCGCCATTGGTTCTAGCATGTCACGACGGTAAACACCGGTCATTTGAATCGTAATTGGCAATGGATTCGCTAAAGGTCCTACTAAGTTAAAAATAGTTGGAGTTCCGATGTCTTTACGAATTTGGCGTAAGCCACCGAGTGCTGGATGGATAGCTGGTGC is part of the Planococcus kocurii genome and encodes:
- the trpD gene encoding anthranilate phosphoribosyltransferase, giving the protein MSRVENLSEQGMYEKSLAMLNGDINEQQIKKFLSDLHEKGETADELVGLVKAMREKAVALPTVEGQLVDVCGTGGDRSYSFNISTLTAFVLAGCGMTVAKHGNRSVSSKTGSSDVLEALGISTETNIASIPMMLDQTGIALLFAPAIHPALGGLRQIRKDIGTPTIFNLVGPLANPLPITIQMTGVYRRDMLEPMADALIRLGRKKGALVHGAGGLDELSLAGVNELIIFNEQGKRKMTIHPNEVGLEVASIEAIRGGNPKRNAEIFMDVLSGTDSPYLDTVALNAGVVLYVSGKAENVTEGVKQAKASIKSGETARVFDLHRLAAGVFV